One stretch of Pseudomonas fragi DNA includes these proteins:
- a CDS encoding GNAT family N-acetyltransferase: MTAIIYAPLEAVLWPLMNKFYRAHQSSMKAVRDAQLWVARQEEIIAGLCLRPMAHGYWLTGLFVAPGLRGQGVAGALVSQAVAASDGPVWLFCDPQLQDFYEKLGFSLDVELPHALHERLVRYQRNKAMIAMGLTPWCLAPDQETAPQ, encoded by the coding sequence ATGACTGCCATTATTTACGCCCCGCTTGAAGCGGTTCTATGGCCATTGATGAACAAGTTTTATCGCGCACATCAATCATCGATGAAAGCGGTCAGGGATGCGCAGTTATGGGTAGCACGTCAGGAGGAGATTATTGCCGGCCTATGTTTGCGGCCGATGGCACACGGCTACTGGCTGACCGGATTGTTTGTCGCGCCAGGGCTACGCGGCCAAGGGGTGGCCGGGGCACTGGTCAGCCAGGCAGTCGCCGCCTCCGATGGCCCGGTCTGGTTGTTCTGCGACCCGCAGTTGCAGGATTTCTATGAAAAACTCGGGTTTAGCCTGGACGTAGAGTTGCCCCACGCCCTGCACGAGCGGCTGGTTCGCTATCAACGCAACAAAGCGATGATAGCGATGGGCCTTACTCCTTGGTGCCTGGCTCCAGATCAGGAAACAGCACCTCAATAA
- the def gene encoding peptide deformylase codes for MIREILKMGDERLLRVARPVPAEMFDTPELWQLLDDMLQTMEHAGGVGLAAPQIGVDLQLVVFGFEHSERYPDAEAVPQTILINPLITPLSPALEEDWEGCLSVPGLRGVVERFHKIRYEGFTPKGEPVVRVAEGFHARVVQHECDHLIGRLYPSRIKDFSKFGFIEVLFPDLEPGTKE; via the coding sequence ATGATTCGTGAAATCCTGAAAATGGGCGATGAGCGTCTATTGCGCGTAGCCCGGCCGGTACCGGCTGAAATGTTCGACACGCCAGAACTCTGGCAATTGCTCGACGACATGTTGCAGACCATGGAGCACGCTGGCGGCGTGGGCCTGGCAGCGCCGCAGATTGGCGTTGACCTGCAATTGGTGGTCTTTGGTTTTGAGCACAGCGAGCGCTACCCGGATGCCGAAGCCGTGCCCCAGACCATTCTGATCAACCCCCTTATCACGCCCTTGAGCCCGGCGCTTGAGGAAGACTGGGAGGGCTGCCTGTCAGTGCCGGGCCTGCGCGGGGTCGTAGAGCGCTTTCACAAGATCCGTTACGAAGGTTTCACCCCTAAAGGCGAGCCAGTCGTACGGGTTGCAGAGGGGTTTCATGCGCGGGTTGTGCAGCATGAGTGCGATCACTTGATCGGTCGTCTGTACCCTTCACGGATCAAGGACTTCAGCAAATTCGGTTTTATTGAGGTGCTGTTTCCTGATCTGGAGCCAGGCACCAAGGAGTAA
- a CDS encoding LacI family DNA-binding transcriptional regulator: MTTSKNDKNTRTTGRPTLNEVARLAGVSPITASRALRGISSVATELAAKVRIAADELNYVVNPAARALASAQSHSVVVLVPSLSNLLFIDTLEAIHDVLRPRGFEVLIGNFHYSRDEEENLLRNYMAYQPRGLLLTGFDRSESSRRMIETSNVPCVYMMELDAAEGVNCVGFSQLQAGETAARHLISRGRRRLAYIGAQLDQRTLLRGEGYRRALQEAGLYNPDLEMLTPRPSSVGLGGELFLQLLASHPQVDAIFFGNDDLAQGALLEAARTGIKIPEQIAILGFNDLPSSEFMVPRLSSIRTPREAIGRRAAEQMLTLMAGNKVANPVQDMGFELMVRESS, from the coding sequence ATGACCACCTCCAAAAACGACAAAAACACCCGAACCACGGGTCGCCCTACCCTTAATGAAGTTGCCCGCCTTGCGGGGGTCAGCCCCATCACCGCTTCGCGTGCTCTGCGCGGCATCAGCAGCGTTGCCACCGAGCTCGCTGCCAAGGTGCGCATTGCGGCCGACGAGCTCAATTATGTGGTCAACCCGGCTGCCCGGGCGCTGGCCTCGGCGCAGAGCCACTCGGTGGTGGTGCTGGTGCCTTCATTGTCCAACCTGTTGTTTATCGACACCCTCGAAGCCATTCATGACGTATTACGCCCCCGGGGCTTTGAAGTACTGATCGGTAACTTTCACTACTCGCGCGACGAAGAAGAAAACCTGCTGCGCAACTATATGGCCTACCAGCCACGCGGGCTGTTGCTGACAGGCTTTGACCGCTCCGAAAGCTCGCGCCGGATGATCGAGACCAGCAATGTGCCCTGCGTGTACATGATGGAGCTGGATGCGGCCGAGGGTGTGAACTGTGTCGGTTTTTCGCAGTTGCAGGCTGGGGAAACCGCCGCCCGCCACCTGATCTCCCGTGGTCGCCGACGCCTGGCCTATATCGGCGCCCAGCTTGATCAGCGCACGTTGCTGCGTGGCGAAGGGTATCGCCGTGCCTTGCAGGAGGCCGGTTTGTACAACCCGGATCTGGAAATGCTGACGCCTCGCCCGTCTTCCGTCGGCCTGGGCGGGGAACTGTTCCTGCAATTGCTGGCCAGCCATCCGCAGGTGGATGCGATCTTTTTCGGCAACGACGACCTTGCCCAGGGCGCTCTGCTGGAAGCCGCACGCACCGGCATCAAGATTCCGGAGCAAATCGCCATATTGGGCTTCAACGACCTGCCGTCGTCGGAGTTTATGGTGCCGCGCCTGAGCAGCATTCGCACCCCCCGCGAAGCCATTGGCCGTCGCGCAGCCGAGCAAATGCTGACCTTGATGGCCGGTAATAAAGTGGCCAACCCGGTGCAGGACATGGGCTTTGAGTTGATGGTGCGCGAAAGCAGTTAA
- a CDS encoding methyl-accepting chemotaxis protein, producing MVKFASDITAQVTNLQTAAESTHSTSVQNDACAQKGSQVVQQTVQIIEAISKDLNEAAQSIDAVSKQSDSIGKIVQTIRGIADQTNLLALNAAIEAARAGEHGRGFAVVADEVRSLAARTSAATLEIVEVVRRNHDLSLSAVTSMQSSLSRTGLGVSLANEAGEAILEIQQGSRHVVDAISQFNSTLQLH from the coding sequence GTGGTGAAGTTCGCCAGTGATATCACCGCTCAGGTCACGAATCTGCAAACGGCTGCTGAATCGACCCACAGTACTTCAGTGCAAAACGATGCCTGTGCGCAGAAAGGTTCGCAGGTGGTGCAGCAAACCGTGCAAATCATCGAAGCTATTTCCAAAGATCTCAATGAAGCAGCGCAGAGCATTGATGCGGTGAGCAAGCAGTCCGACAGTATCGGCAAAATCGTGCAGACCATCCGCGGCATTGCCGACCAGACCAACTTGCTGGCACTCAATGCTGCAATTGAGGCCGCGAGGGCGGGCGAGCATGGTCGCGGTTTTGCCGTGGTGGCCGATGAGGTCCGCAGCCTGGCAGCGCGCACCAGTGCCGCCACCCTGGAAATTGTCGAGGTAGTGCGCCGCAACCATGACTTGTCGCTGAGCGCGGTCACCAGCATGCAATCGAGCTTGAGCCGCACCGGCCTTGGCGTGTCGCTGGCCAATGAAGCGGGGGAGGCCATCCTGGAAATCCAGCAAGGCTCCCGGCATGTGGTCGATGCCATCAGCCAGTTCAACTCGACGTTGCAACTGCATTAA
- a CDS encoding YihY/virulence factor BrkB family protein, producing the protein MLFPGLNGLPLGKVLIRTVKEFIDDEMSTYASALAYQMLFSLFPFILFLIALIGFLHLPDFFTWLRLQSELVLPPQALEQVNPVIDQLQQSKGGLLSVGIVIALWTASAGVRLMMSAMNAAYDVVEGRPIWKRFPLSIFYTIGIAGMLLVAAALMVLGPQVMSWLAGQVGLEDFVVTLWTILRWPAIILLMMVAVALMYYVMPDVEQKFRFITPGSVLAVVVWIVASLGFAFYVKTFADYNAMYGSIGAIIVLLLYFYISSAVLLLGAEMNAVIEHMSAEGKNPGEKTFDESDDSDPKQHVSGLGRDHSLKATSDET; encoded by the coding sequence ATGTTATTCCCAGGCTTGAACGGCCTGCCTTTGGGCAAAGTCTTGATCCGAACGGTCAAGGAATTTATCGACGATGAAATGTCGACCTACGCCTCGGCGCTGGCCTATCAAATGCTGTTTTCGTTATTCCCGTTCATTCTGTTCCTGATCGCATTGATCGGCTTTTTGCATCTGCCTGATTTCTTTACCTGGCTGCGCCTGCAGTCTGAACTGGTCCTGCCGCCGCAGGCGCTGGAGCAGGTCAACCCGGTGATCGACCAGCTGCAGCAATCCAAGGGTGGCCTGCTCTCGGTGGGTATCGTGATTGCGCTGTGGACGGCTTCGGCGGGTGTGCGCTTGATGATGAGTGCGATGAACGCCGCCTATGACGTGGTTGAAGGACGGCCCATTTGGAAGCGTTTTCCGCTGTCGATTTTCTACACCATTGGCATTGCCGGCATGCTGCTGGTGGCCGCCGCACTGATGGTGCTCGGGCCGCAAGTCATGAGCTGGCTGGCGGGGCAGGTGGGCCTTGAAGACTTTGTCGTGACGTTGTGGACCATCCTGCGCTGGCCGGCGATTATTTTGCTGATGATGGTAGCCGTGGCATTGATGTATTACGTGATGCCCGATGTGGAGCAGAAGTTTCGCTTTATTACGCCGGGCTCGGTACTGGCCGTGGTGGTCTGGATCGTGGCGTCTTTGGGTTTTGCTTTTTATGTCAAAACCTTCGCAGACTACAACGCCATGTATGGCAGTATCGGTGCAATCATCGTGCTGTTGCTGTACTTCTACATTTCATCGGCGGTGTTGTTGCTGGGTGCTGAAATGAATGCCGTGATCGAACATATGTCGGCTGAAGGCAAGAACCCCGGCGAGAAGACATTCGATGAGTCTGACGATTCTGATCCCAAGCAGCATGTATCCGGCCTTGGCCGCGACCACTCCCTTAAAGCCACTTCAGATGAAACCTGA